AACGCTGGCCACACCCGGCGCCAGGAACGGCTTGCCGTTGACCCGCTCCGACACACCCACCCGGTCCAGGTACGGCGTGATGCCGCCCAGGTGGAAGGGCCAGCCGGCGCCCGTGATCAGGCACAGGTCGATGTCCTGCGCCTCGGCCACGACACCCTCGTCGAGCATCAGGCCGATCTCCTGCGCGACCGCGTCCAGCACCCGGTCCCGCACCTGCGCCTCGGTCAGCACGGAGTCGCCCTGCTGGAGCAACGCCGCGACCTCGGGGTCGAGTTCGGGCTTCCCGCTGTCGTAGACGTAGAAGCCGCGCTTGCCCGCCTTGACGACGGCCGCGAGGTTCGGGGAGACCGTGAAACGGTCGGGGAAGGCCCGGTTGAGGGTCTCCGAGACGTGCAGCCCGATGGCCGGACCGACCAACTCCAGCAGAACCAGCGGGGACATGGGCAGCCCGAGCGGTTCCACGGCCTTCTCGGCGACGGCGACCGGGGTGCCCTCGTCGATGACGTTCTGGATCTCGCCCATGAAGCGGGTGAGGATGCGGTTGACGACGAACGCCGGGGCGTCCTTCACCAACACCGCTGTCTTCTTCAGCTTCTTGGCCACCGCGAACGCGGTCGCGAGCGAGGCGTCGTCCGTCTGCTCACCGCGCACGATCTCCAACAGGGGAAGAATCGCCACGGGGTTGAAGAAGTGGAAGCCCACGACCCGCTCGGGGTTCTTGAGCTTCGATGCCATCTCGCTCACCGACAGCGAGGAGGTGTTGGTGGCGAGGATCGCGTGCGCCGGGGCGACCGCCTCGACCTCCGCGAACACCTGCTGCTTGACGCCGATCTCCTCGAAGACGGCCTCGATGATGAAGTCGGCGTCGGAGAAGCCCTCGGCCTTGTCCAGCACACCGGTCACCAGGGCCGTGAGGCGGTTGGCCTTGTCCTGGTTGATACGGCCCTTGCCGAGCAGCTTCTCGATCTCGGCGTGGACATAGCCCACACCCTTGTCGACGCGCTCCTGGTCGATGTCCGTGAGGACGACCGGTACTTCGAGACGGCGCAGGAAGAGCAGGGCGAGCTGCGAGGCCATCAGACCGGCGCCGACCACACCCACCTTGGTGACCGGACGCGCCAGCGACTTGTCGGGCGCACCCGCAGGACGCTTGCCGCGCTTCTGCACGAGGTTGAACGCGTAGATACCGGCGCGGAGTTCGCCACCCATGATCAGGTCGGCGAGCGCCAAGTCCTCGGCGTCGTAGCCCTGTTGGAGGTCGCCGTTCTTCGCGGCCCCGATGATGTCGAGGGCGCGGTAGGCGGCCGGGGCCGCGCCGTGCACCTTGGAGTCGGCGACGAAACGGCCCTTGGCGACGGCCTGGTCCCAGGCCTCGCCGCGGTCGATCGCCGGACGCTCGACCTTGATGTCGCCCTTGAGGACGCTCGCCGTCCAGATCAGGGACTGCTCCAGGAAGTCGGCGCCCTCGAAGAGCGCGTCGGCGATCCCGAGGTCGAAGACCTGCTGGCCCTTGAGCTGCTTGTTCTGGTTCAGGCTGTTCTCGATGATCACCGAGACGGCCTTCTCCGCGCCGATCAGGTTCGGCAGCAGCGTGCAGCCGCCCCAGCCGGGGACCAGGCCGAGGAAGACCTCGGGCAGCGAGAACGCCGCGATGTGCTTCGACACCGTGCGGTACTCGCAGTGCAGACCGACCTCGACACCGCCGCCCATGGCCGCGCCGTTGTAGTACGTGAAGGTCGGGACCGCGATGTCCGCGAGGCGCTTGAAGACCTCGTGGCCGCCCTTGCCGATGGCGAGCGCGTCGTCGTGGTTCTTGAGGAGCTCGACGCCCTTGAGGTCCGCGCCGACGGCGAAGACGAACGGCTTGCCGGTGATGCCGACACCGACGATCTCGCCGGCCGCCGCCTCCTTCTCGACCTGGTCGATGGCGGTGTTCAGGTTCGCCAGCGAGGCCGGGCCGAAGGTGGTCGGCTTGGTGTGGTCGAAGCCGTTGTCCAGCGTGATGAGCGCGAACCGCCCGGCGCCGTACGGCAGTTCGAGGTGGCGGACGTGCGCGGACGTCACGACCTCGTCCGGGAACAGCTCGGCCGCACCCTTCAGAAGCTCGGTGGTGGTGCTCACTTGTCCCCCTCGAAGTGCGGGTTCTCCCAGATGACCGTGGCGCCCATGCCGAAGCCGACGCACATCGTCGTCAGGCCGTAGCGGACGTTCGGCTGCTCCTCGAACTGACGGGCCAGCTGCGTCATCAGGCGTACGCCCGACGAGGCCAGCGGGTGACCGAAGGCGATCGCGCCGCCGTACTGGTTGACGCGCTCGTCGTCGTCCGCGATGCCGTAGTGGTCGAGGAAGGCCAGCACCTGGACGGCGAAAGCCTCGTTGACCTCGAAGAGGTTGATGTCCTCGATACCGAGACCCGCCTTGGCGAGCGCCTTCTCGGTCGCCGGGATCGGGCCGTAGCCCATGACCTCCGGCTCGACGCCCGCGAAGGCGTACGACACGAGACGCATCTTCACCGGCAGGTTGTGCTCGCGCGCGAAGTCCTCGCTGGCGATGATCGAAGCGGTGGCGCCGTCGTTCAGCCCGGCCGCGTTGCCGGCGGTGACCCGCCCGTGCACACGGAACGGCGTCTTCAGACCGGCCAGGTTCTCGAGGGTCGTCCCCGGGCGCATCGGCTCGTCGGCGGTCACCAGACCCCAACCCACCTCGCCCACCTGCTCGTTGGTGTTGCGCACCGAGATCGGCACCAGGTCCTGCTGGATCTTGCCGTTGGCGTACGCCTTCGCGGCCTTCTCCTGCGAACGCACCGCGTACTCGTCGGCGCGCTGCTTGGTGATGTGCGGGTAGCGGTCGTGCAGGTTCTCCGCGGTCATGCCCATGAACAGCGCGGAGTCGTCGACCAGCTTCTCGCTCACGAACCGCGGGTTCGGGTCCACGCCCTCGCCCATGGGGTGGCGGCCCATGTGCTCGACACCACCGGCGATGACGGCGTCGTAGGCACCGAAGGCGATGGAGCCCGCGGTGGTCGTGACGGCGGTCAGCGCGCCCGCACACATGCGGTCGATCGAGTAGCCGGGCACCGACTGGGGCAGCCCGGCGAGAATGCCCGCGGTCCGCCCCAGGGTCAGACCCTGGTCACCGATCTGCGTGGTCGCGGCGATGGCGACCTCGTCGATCTTCGCGGGGTCGAGTCCGGGGTTCCGGCGCAGCAGCTCCCGGATCGCCTTCACAACGAGGTCGTCGGCCCGGGTCTCGTGGTAGATGCCCTTCGGGCCCGCCTTGCCGAACGGGGTGCGGACGCCGTCGACGAAGACGACGTCCCTGACGGTACGAGGCACGATTGGCTCTCCTCCAGGGTGCGGGATCGGCACTGCCGCGATGCGCTGAGCGCGCGCTCAGTACCCATGCTACTTGCGGGTAACCAACCTGCCCACCCCCGGGGCCGGGAGCGGCGAACGTCACACCCCGCCCGCGCCCGGTTCCCTGCGCACCGGCTGAGGATCTTGGCCTGATCTCGACGCCGAGGTTCCGCTTCCGGGCCCTTTTGCTTTTAGGGGCGCGGGGAACTGCGCGACCAGCCACAACGGACCCGCACCCGCAAAACAACGCACAACCCCTACGGCGCCTTCGCGGTCAAAGCCTCCACCAAAACCGGCGCAACCTGCTCAACCTGCCAAGCCCGAGCCCCATACCCGGCAAGCGCGGCCCCCACAGACTCCACATCCACATGCTTCGGCGGCTCCCAGCAAACCCGCCGCACGGTATCCGGAGTAATGAGGTTCTCCTGAGGCATGTTGAGCCCCTCGGCCACCGCCGACACCGCAGCCCGCGCCGCAGACAACCGAGCCGCAGCCTCAGGATCCTTGTCGGCCCAAGCGCGGGGCGGCGGCGGCCCGGTAACCGGCTGCCCAGGCTGCGGCAACGCCGAGTCGGGAAGGGCCTTGGCCCGATCAACGGCCGCCTGCCACTGCTCCAGCTGCCGCCGCCCCATCCGATGCCCGAACCCGTTCAACGCGGCAAGAGCCTGCACGTCAACAGGGAGAGAGAGCGCCGCCTCCACGATCGCCGCGTCCGACAGCACCTTCCCCGGAGACACATCCCGCCGCTGCGCGATCCGGTCCCGCGTCTGCCACAGCTCCCGCACGACACCGAGCTGCCGGCGCCGCCGTACCTTGTGCATCCCGGACGTACGACGCCACGGATCCTTGCGGGGTTCGGCGGGCGGCGCCGCCGCGATCGCGTCGAACTCCTGGCGGGCCCAGTCCAGCTTGCCCTGCCGGTCGAGTTCCTTCTCCAGCGCGTCCCGCAGATCGACGAGGAGTTCGACGTCGAGGGCGGCGTAGCGCAGCCAGGGTTCGGGCAGCGGGCGGGTGGACCAGTCGACGGCGGAGTGCCCCTTCTCCAGGACGAAACCGAGCACGCCCTCGACCATCGCGCCCAGTCCGACCCGCGGGAACCCGGCGAGCCGACCCGCCAGCTCGGTGTCGAAGAGCCGCGTCGGCACCATGCCTATCTCGCGCAGACACGGCAGGTCCTGGGTGGCGGCGTGCAGTACCCACTCGACGCCGGAGACGGCCTCACCGAGGCCCGACAGGTCGGGGCAGGCCACGGGGTCGATCAGTGCGGTGCCGGCGCCCTCACGGCGCAGCTGAACCAGATAGGCGCGCTGTCCGTAGCGGTAGCCGGACGCGCGCTCGGCGTCGACGGCCACGGGACCCGTGCCGGCGGCGAAGGCCGCGATCACCTCGGCGAGGGCGTCCTCGTCGGCGATCACGGGCGGAATGCCCTCCCGGGGCTCGAGCAATGGGATCGGCGCCGTTTCGACGTCGTCCGGAGGGGCGCCTCCGGTGGTTCGCAGTGAGCTGTCTGCTGCGGTTTCTTGGGCGTCGGTCACCTGTCAAGGGTATCCGTGTATGGACAACGCCCGCCGACGGAACGTTCCGTCGACGGGCGTCTGGGGGTCGTAAACCAGTCAGGTAAGTGAAAGATCCGGTTCACGGCTCGAAGGGGGAGCGGGAAAGGGAGTGGGACGGAGAGCGGAAGGGGATGTGGGGACGGGGTCGCGGGAGACGGTCAGTGGATGATTCCGGTGCGCAGCGCCACCGCGACCATGCCGGCGCGGTCACCCGTGCCGAGCTTGCGGGCGATGCGGGCGAGGTGGCTCTTGACGGTCAGTGCGGACAGGCCCATGGAGACGCCGATGGCCTTGTTCGACTGGCCCTCCGCGACCAGACGCAGGACCTCGACCTCTCGGCCGGACAGTTCGCGGTAGCCACCCGGGTGGCTCGGGGAACCCGGGGGGCGGCGGTGCATACGGGCGGCGGCGGAGCCGATGGGGGCGGCGCCGGGCCGGGTGGGGAGCCCGACGTTGGTGCGGGTGCCGGTGACGACGTAGCCCTTGACGCCGCCCGCGAGGGCGTTGCGCACGGCACCGATGTCGTCGGCGGCGGACAGGGCCAGGCCGTTGGGCCAGCCTGCGGCTCTGGTCTCGGAGAGCAGGGTGAGACCGGAACCGTCGGGAAGGTGGACGTCTGCCACACAGATGTCGCGGGGGTTGCCGATGCGGGGACGAGCCTCCGCGACGGACGAGGCCTCGATGACGTCGCGCACACCGAGCGCCCACAGGTGGCGGGTGACGGTGGAGCGGACGCGCGGGTCGGCCACGACCACCATGGCGGTCGGCTTGTTCGGGCGGTAGGCGACCAGGCTTGCGGGCTGCTCAAGAAGAACGGACACCAGGCCTCCTGGGGTGCGGGACGACTTTCAAGGTCACAGTCGTCTTCGGCACCAAACCCCGGGTCCTTTAGAGAAAGATCACGATTTAGTGAGTAGCAATCAGTGCAATTCGGACACGCTGTCGATCGTTCGGTGAACGAAACGGCTCGTTCGATGGGCCACTCCTGATTGAAAGTGGCCGTATCGACAAAGACACCGGAAGTGATCGGTAAGACCTCGGTGTGCCTCGGGTAAGGCTCAGCGTGACTGCGGGCCGCGGCGCTGCGGCAGCGTGACGATGGACGCGTCGCCCGGGCCCGCCGGGGGCAGGCCCGCGACCTGGGCCAGCAGATCGCACCAGGAGGCAAGATGCGCCGCCGTGTCCGGGACGCCGCCGAGCCCCTCGCGCGGAGTCCACGAGGCACGGATCTCGATCTGGGACGCGGACGGCCGCTCGGACAGCCCGCCGAAGTAGTGGGAGCTGGCCCGCGTGACGGTGCCGCTCGGCTCGCCGTACGTCAGTCCGCGCGCCTGGAGCGCGCCGGTCAGCCAGGACCAGCACACGTCGGGCAGCAGCGGGTCCGCCGCCATCTCCGCCTCCAGCTCCGCGCGCACCAGCGTCACCAGCCGGAACGTGCCGTGCCAGGCGTCGTGCCCGGCCGGGTCGTGCAGCAGCACCAGCCGGCCGTCGGCCAGGTCCTGGTCGCCGTCGACGACCGCGGCCTCCAGCGCGTACGCGTAGGGCGCGAGCCGCTGGGGCGCGGGCGTCGGATCGATCTCGATCTGCGGCCGCAGCCGACTGTTCTTCAGGGCCTGGACCGCGGCCTGGAAAGCCGGCGGCGCCGCACCGCCCCCATCCCGGTCCCCCTCCTTGGAGTCGTCCATCCCGTCAGCGCCATCCGACAATCGTCCCTGAGCCGCAGCCATGCGGGAAGATTAAGGGGAACGGAGGCATCGTGCGGGACTAGACACCCGCTCTTCCGCTCAGCACACCGTGTAATCGCCTTCTGGCGCCGTGCGAGACTTGCCCCGTGAGTGCCAACCAGAGCCCCGCGGGCCAGCAGCCGACCGCCACTTACGACTCCGCCTTCATGAAGGCGTGCAGGCGCGAGCCCGTGCCCCACACGCCGGTGTGGTTCATGCGGCAGGCCGGCCGTTCGCTGCCCGAGTACCACAAGGCGCGCGAGGGCATCGCGATGCTCGACTCCTGCACGCGGCCCGAGCTGGTCGCCGAGATCACGCTCCAGCCGGTGCGTCGGCACAAGGTGGACGCGGCGGTCTACTTCAGCGACATCGTCGTCCCGCTCAAGGCCATCGGCATCGACCTCGACATCAAGCCCGGCGTCGGCCCGGTCGTCGAGAAGCCGATCCGCACCCGCGCCGACCTGGCCCGGCTCCGCGACCTCACCCCCGAGGACGTCTCCTACGTCACGGAGGCCGTCGGCCTGCTGACCGCCGAGCTCGGCCCCACCCCCCTCATCGGCTTCGCCGGCGCCCCGTTCACCCTCGCGAGCTACCTCATCGAGGGCGGCCCGTCCCGCACGTACGAGAACGCCAAGGCGATCATGTACGGCGACCCCGAGCTCTGGGCCGACCTCCTGGACCGCCTCGCCGACATCACGGCCGCCTTCCTCAAGGTCCAGATCGAGGCGGGCGCCAGCGCCGTCCAGCTCTTCGACTCCTGGGCCGGCGCCCTCGCCCCGGCGGACTACCGCCGCTCGGTCCTCCCCGCCTCCGCGAAGGTCCTCAAGGCGGTCGAGGGCTACGGCGTCCCGCGCATCCACTTCGGCGTCGGCACCGGCGAGCTGCTCGGCCTGATGGGCGAGGCCGGCGCGGACGTCGTCGGCGTCGACTGGCGCGTCCCGCTCGACGAGGCCGCCCGCCGCGTCGGCCCCGGCAAGGCGCTCCAGGGCAACCTCGACCCGACCGTCCTGTTCACCTCCACGGAGGTCGTCGAGGCGAAGACCCGCGAGGTCCTCGACGCGGCGAAGGGCCTGGAGGGGCACATCTTCAACCTCGGGCACGGCGTGATGCCGAACACCGACCCGGACTCGCTCACCCGGCTCGCCGAGTACGTCCACACGCAGACGGCCCTCTAGAGACCGCTCACCATGTGTGCCGGGGCCGGGCCCGCCTGCCGAACAGCAGGCCGCGCGGTTCCGGCGGCGGGGGAGTGCCCGCCTTGAGCGGCCAGGCCAGCAGCATGCCGACGAGGAACCCGACGACATGCGCCTCGTACGCCACGGTGCCGGCGTCGGAGACGCCCTCGCCGGACGAGTAGAACGCCTGGAGCACGAACCAGAAGCCCAGCACCAGCCAGGCGGGCAGCCGTAGGGGCAGGAAGAACAGGAACGGCACCAGGACCCACACCCTGGCCCTCGCGTACAGCACCAGATAGGCGCCCAGGACACCGGCGATCGCCCCGGAGGCACCGATCAGCGGGTCGGCCGAGTCGGCGTTGAGCAGCGCGAAGCCGTAGCCCGCCGCGTAACCGCACACTACGTAGAACAGCGTGAAGCGGATGTGGCCCATGCGGTCCTCGACGTTGTTGCCGAAGATCATCAGGAACAGCATGTTGCCCAGCAGGTGGATCCAGCTGCCGTGCAGGAACATCGCGGTGAAGACGCTCAGCGGGGCCGACTTGTCGTAGGCCGGCGGACCGGCCGCGCACGCCGGGCCGCCGGGGCCCGCCTGGACGGCGCCGGTCGGGACCAGCTGCGGCATCTGGTGGTGGATCAACTCCCGCGGTACGGCCGCGTAGTGGTCCAGGAACGCCTGTAGATGGCACAGCTGTGAGAGGTCGCTGCCGCCCGCCACGGAGCCCGCCATTCCGGGCGTGAACAGGAAGACGAGCACGTTCGCGGCGATGAGCGCATACGTCACCCAAGGGGTGCGGCGCACCGGGTTCACGTCATGGACGGGGATGACCACAAGGGATTAGTGCCCCCGATACGCGCGGCGAACCGGTGAACACCGCCGTCCGCCTGTGCGTATGACTCCTCAACCGCCCGCGGTGCGGGGAAGGCGTGTCGCGGGGACGACGTGAGGAACAGGCGATGAACGACCGTATTTCCCCTCAGATGACCGCCACGCCCGACGGCGAGGCCGAGATCTCCCTGGTGGTGCGCCTCCCCTGGGAGGACGTCGCCCGGCTCGGCCAGGAGGCGGGACGCATGGCCGCGCAGATGCAGCGGCCGGTCACCCTGGACGAGGCGGTGAGCAACCGGCTGCGCTCCAACGCGCTGGGCGCCCACGCGAAGCCGGCCGGGGCTCAGCCGGCCGCGATGGTGCCGCCGAGCGCGTCCGTCTCGTCCCTGCCCGCCAGGCCGCCGGCCGAGCAGGCACGGCAGGCGATAGACCGCATCAACGGCACGGCGTAAACGCTTTACCTCAGGCCCGCCTGGACCTTGGCGGCCGCCTTGCGGGCCGCCACCAGGACCGGGTCCCACACCGGGGAGAACGGTGGGGCGTACCCCAGGTCCAGGGCCGTCATCTGTTCCACCGTCATACGGGCCGTGAGGGCGACCGCCGCGATGTCGACACGTTTCGCGGCGCCCTCCCGGCCGACGATCTGCACGCCCAGGAGACGGCCGGTACGGCGTTCGGCGAGCATCTTCACCGTCATGAGGGCGGCCTCGGGGTAGTAGCCCGCGCGGCTGGTCGACTCGATGGTGACCGCCTCGAACCGCAGCCCCGCGCGGTGGGCGTCCTTCTCGCGCAGCCCGGTGCGCGCGATCTCCAGGTCGCACACCTTGCTCACGGCGGTACCGACCACCCCGGGGAAGGTGGCGTAACCGCCGCCCACATTGGTGCCGATGACCTGCCCGTGCTTGTTGGCGTGGGTCCCCAGGGCGATGTGCCGCTCCTGCCCGGAGACCAGGTCGAGCACCTCGACGCAGTCGCCCCCGGCCCAGATGTTCTCGTGCCCGCGCACCCGCATCGCCAGGTCGGTGAGCAGCCCGTCGTGCTGTCCGACCGGCAGCCCGGCCGCCTTCGCGAGCGAGGTCTCCGGCCGGACACCGATCCCCAGCACGACGACGTCCGCCGGGTACTCCGTGTCCTCGGTGACCACCGCCCGCACCCGCCCGTCCTCCCCGGTGCGCACCTCGGTGACGTGGGCGTCGTCGACCATGGTGATGCCCAGGCCCTCCATCGCCTTGTGCACCAGGCGCCCCATGTCCGGGTCGAGCGTGGACATCGGCTCCTTGCCCCTGTTGACGACGGTGACGTCATACCCGCGGTTGACGAACGCCTCCGCCATCTCGACCCCGATGTATCCGGCCCCGACCACCACGGCCCGACGCCCACGCGTGCGTGCCAGCGAGTCGAGCAGCGCCTGCCCGTCGTCGAGCGTCTGCACCCCGTGCACCCCGGGCGCGTCCACCCCGGGCATGTCGGGCCGGATCGGCCGCGCCCCGGTCCCGATCACGAGCTTGTCGTACGACGTCCAGGACTCCTCCCCGGAATCGACGTCCCGCGCGCGTACCCGCCCACCCGCGACATCGAGCTCCACGACCTCGGTGCGCATCCGCAGGTCGATGTCACGCTCGCGGTGCTCCTCCGGCGTGCGGGCGATCAGCTCCTCCCGGGTGGACACATCACCGCCCACCCAGTAGGGGATGCCGCACGCCGAGTACGAGGTGAAGTGGCCGCGCTCGAAGGCGACGATCTC
The nucleotide sequence above comes from Streptomyces sp. N50. Encoded proteins:
- a CDS encoding 3-hydroxyacyl-CoA dehydrogenase NAD-binding domain-containing protein; this encodes MSTTTELLKGAAELFPDEVVTSAHVRHLELPYGAGRFALITLDNGFDHTKPTTFGPASLANLNTAIDQVEKEAAAGEIVGVGITGKPFVFAVGADLKGVELLKNHDDALAIGKGGHEVFKRLADIAVPTFTYYNGAAMGGGVEVGLHCEYRTVSKHIAAFSLPEVFLGLVPGWGGCTLLPNLIGAEKAVSVIIENSLNQNKQLKGQQVFDLGIADALFEGADFLEQSLIWTASVLKGDIKVERPAIDRGEAWDQAVAKGRFVADSKVHGAAPAAYRALDIIGAAKNGDLQQGYDAEDLALADLIMGGELRAGIYAFNLVQKRGKRPAGAPDKSLARPVTKVGVVGAGLMASQLALLFLRRLEVPVVLTDIDQERVDKGVGYVHAEIEKLLGKGRINQDKANRLTALVTGVLDKAEGFSDADFIIEAVFEEIGVKQQVFAEVEAVAPAHAILATNTSSLSVSEMASKLKNPERVVGFHFFNPVAILPLLEIVRGEQTDDASLATAFAVAKKLKKTAVLVKDAPAFVVNRILTRFMGEIQNVIDEGTPVAVAEKAVEPLGLPMSPLVLLELVGPAIGLHVSETLNRAFPDRFTVSPNLAAVVKAGKRGFYVYDSGKPELDPEVAALLQQGDSVLTEAQVRDRVLDAVAQEIGLMLDEGVVAEAQDIDLCLITGAGWPFHLGGITPYLDRVGVSERVNGKPFLAPGVASVPA
- a CDS encoding thiolase family protein; translation: MPRTVRDVVFVDGVRTPFGKAGPKGIYHETRADDLVVKAIRELLRRNPGLDPAKIDEVAIAATTQIGDQGLTLGRTAGILAGLPQSVPGYSIDRMCAGALTAVTTTAGSIAFGAYDAVIAGGVEHMGRHPMGEGVDPNPRFVSEKLVDDSALFMGMTAENLHDRYPHITKQRADEYAVRSQEKAAKAYANGKIQQDLVPISVRNTNEQVGEVGWGLVTADEPMRPGTTLENLAGLKTPFRVHGRVTAGNAAGLNDGATASIIASEDFAREHNLPVKMRLVSYAFAGVEPEVMGYGPIPATEKALAKAGLGIEDINLFEVNEAFAVQVLAFLDHYGIADDDERVNQYGGAIAFGHPLASSGVRLMTQLARQFEEQPNVRYGLTTMCVGFGMGATVIWENPHFEGDK
- a CDS encoding ribonuclease D → MTDAQETAADSSLRTTGGAPPDDVETAPIPLLEPREGIPPVIADEDALAEVIAAFAAGTGPVAVDAERASGYRYGQRAYLVQLRREGAGTALIDPVACPDLSGLGEAVSGVEWVLHAATQDLPCLREIGMVPTRLFDTELAGRLAGFPRVGLGAMVEGVLGFVLEKGHSAVDWSTRPLPEPWLRYAALDVELLVDLRDALEKELDRQGKLDWARQEFDAIAAAPPAEPRKDPWRRTSGMHKVRRRRQLGVVRELWQTRDRIAQRRDVSPGKVLSDAAIVEAALSLPVDVQALAALNGFGHRMGRRQLEQWQAAVDRAKALPDSALPQPGQPVTGPPPPRAWADKDPEAAARLSAARAAVSAVAEGLNMPQENLITPDTVRRVCWEPPKHVDVESVGAALAGYGARAWQVEQVAPVLVEALTAKAP
- a CDS encoding response regulator transcription factor; this encodes MSVLLEQPASLVAYRPNKPTAMVVVADPRVRSTVTRHLWALGVRDVIEASSVAEARPRIGNPRDICVADVHLPDGSGLTLLSETRAAGWPNGLALSAADDIGAVRNALAGGVKGYVVTGTRTNVGLPTRPGAAPIGSAAARMHRRPPGSPSHPGGYRELSGREVEVLRLVAEGQSNKAIGVSMGLSALTVKSHLARIARKLGTGDRAGMVAVALRTGIIH
- a CDS encoding DUF3000 domain-containing protein; its protein translation is MDDSKEGDRDGGGAAPPAFQAAVQALKNSRLRPQIEIDPTPAPQRLAPYAYALEAAVVDGDQDLADGRLVLLHDPAGHDAWHGTFRLVTLVRAELEAEMAADPLLPDVCWSWLTGALQARGLTYGEPSGTVTRASSHYFGGLSERPSASQIEIRASWTPREGLGGVPDTAAHLASWCDLLAQVAGLPPAGPGDASIVTLPQRRGPQSR
- the hemE gene encoding uroporphyrinogen decarboxylase, producing the protein MSANQSPAGQQPTATYDSAFMKACRREPVPHTPVWFMRQAGRSLPEYHKAREGIAMLDSCTRPELVAEITLQPVRRHKVDAAVYFSDIVVPLKAIGIDLDIKPGVGPVVEKPIRTRADLARLRDLTPEDVSYVTEAVGLLTAELGPTPLIGFAGAPFTLASYLIEGGPSRTYENAKAIMYGDPELWADLLDRLADITAAFLKVQIEAGASAVQLFDSWAGALAPADYRRSVLPASAKVLKAVEGYGVPRIHFGVGTGELLGLMGEAGADVVGVDWRVPLDEAARRVGPGKALQGNLDPTVLFTSTEVVEAKTREVLDAAKGLEGHIFNLGHGVMPNTDPDSLTRLAEYVHTQTAL
- a CDS encoding rhomboid family intramembrane serine protease codes for the protein MVIPVHDVNPVRRTPWVTYALIAANVLVFLFTPGMAGSVAGGSDLSQLCHLQAFLDHYAAVPRELIHHQMPQLVPTGAVQAGPGGPACAAGPPAYDKSAPLSVFTAMFLHGSWIHLLGNMLFLMIFGNNVEDRMGHIRFTLFYVVCGYAAGYGFALLNADSADPLIGASGAIAGVLGAYLVLYARARVWVLVPFLFFLPLRLPAWLVLGFWFVLQAFYSSGEGVSDAGTVAYEAHVVGFLVGMLLAWPLKAGTPPPPEPRGLLFGRRARPRHTW
- a CDS encoding FAD-dependent oxidoreductase yields the protein MSMSRARGTRERLVVIGGDAAGMSAASQARRLKGPDELEIVAFERGHFTSYSACGIPYWVGGDVSTREELIARTPEEHRERDIDLRMRTEVVELDVAGGRVRARDVDSGEESWTSYDKLVIGTGARPIRPDMPGVDAPGVHGVQTLDDGQALLDSLARTRGRRAVVVGAGYIGVEMAEAFVNRGYDVTVVNRGKEPMSTLDPDMGRLVHKAMEGLGITMVDDAHVTEVRTGEDGRVRAVVTEDTEYPADVVVLGIGVRPETSLAKAAGLPVGQHDGLLTDLAMRVRGHENIWAGGDCVEVLDLVSGQERHIALGTHANKHGQVIGTNVGGGYATFPGVVGTAVSKVCDLEIARTGLREKDAHRAGLRFEAVTIESTSRAGYYPEAALMTVKMLAERRTGRLLGVQIVGREGAAKRVDIAAVALTARMTVEQMTALDLGYAPPFSPVWDPVLVAARKAAAKVQAGLR